Proteins from a genomic interval of Acetobacterium woodii DSM 1030:
- the cobN gene encoding cobaltochelatase subunit CobN, producing the protein MLNLIIIMTSMEPFLTFREALVNLDKQYPEKFRVTLFNTTELENTEVYSQCIEASEQADFIFMNIHGSLSFFKPFYAYFNQFKKKKPFFINTTIEEEVGEVFPDCSIMPEDFRTIYKYFKSTSVGNFENLIKWIANQFAGGSYPIDPPLLPKWSGIYDPDCDTGDEAAYLDIIKKNDKFTIGIIINVLLLQKDNLAHIDALIREIRDQGLNPLCVYSDMLPDLDLGCEGIRNVLERCMIQDGQVIVDAIINTTAFSLTILSDPGDGSKPKDTSIFELFKVPVLQSMTTLQSFAEWDESVRGLDPLSLSFCVFQPEFDGQVIAYPFATTENEDTPLGSKRVSKPIAERVNRIVTLAHNWARLRHQDNAQKKVAIILHNNPPRNDNIGGAAGLDTPVSVYQMINALEERGIFTAYHFEDGKEIIDRITSGLTNDGRWSSPETMLEKSIDTVKKEQYQQWFDQFIPRIQENLVKYWDQPVGDFMAVENQLLVPGILNGNVFIGLQPPRAFEDKAEEMYHSTDIPCPHQYIGVYNWVEKIFEADVIIHVGTHGTIEWLPGKEVGLSKNCYSDICIGTIPHLYSYIINAPGEGTQAKRRTYATLLDYMVPSMFEAGVYDELAEMDELMKQYYHIQSADPKKLPIIQQEIKELAIKMNLHDDIGITTEQMETDIDGCIHEFHSWVTNVQACDIYDGFHIFGMVPKGDKFRNMLKMLVRNRNGNIPSLRDGVCDLLGRDHEALLAEPDKATDDGKSYGILLAEADELGRAIFLELEQNDYDPESVAAIIEKFKISNTNSTKRLSVTLEYVCTFVRPRVLRITDEMDHFIDGIQGKFIPPGPSGAPTRGNAGILPTGRNFYSVDPGAMPSRPSWEIGQVLGNQLMERYQKDEGKYPESVSMLVYATESMRTYGDDISETFYLLGTRPVWLGNTDRVIGVEAIPLNELGRPRIDVTLRITGLFRDAFPNLIERVEDAVNLVAALDEPDEMNYIRKHVREEVAELVSQGISLEQAERQSLLRVFGDPPGAYGAGTKNVVESQKWNDVTDLGTVYTTWGCHAYGKDVHGEKMPEVFTRRFSKINVAVKNESTREVDMLDSDDFYNYFGGMVAAITTHSGSQKPAYVPSTSDTDHIETLSLHEEASRVMRTRVNNPKWIEGLKNHGYRGAKQISAMVDITFGWDATTNVIDDWMYDAIANRYAFDQETTDWMKEVNPWALQNVAERLLEANQRGMWNASEESVKKLKKIYLEMEGNLESLG; encoded by the coding sequence ATGCTTAATCTGATAATTATTATGACCAGCATGGAGCCTTTCCTGACTTTCAGGGAAGCACTGGTCAATTTAGATAAACAATATCCGGAGAAATTTAGGGTGACGTTGTTTAATACAACTGAACTGGAAAACACAGAAGTTTACAGCCAATGCATTGAGGCATCTGAACAGGCTGATTTCATCTTTATGAACATTCATGGTTCGCTATCTTTTTTTAAACCTTTTTATGCTTATTTTAATCAGTTTAAAAAGAAAAAACCTTTTTTTATTAATACCACCATTGAAGAAGAGGTCGGTGAGGTTTTCCCGGATTGTAGCATTATGCCGGAGGACTTCCGGACGATTTATAAATATTTTAAATCGACCAGCGTGGGAAATTTTGAAAATCTGATTAAGTGGATTGCAAATCAATTTGCTGGCGGCAGCTATCCGATTGATCCGCCGCTTTTGCCGAAATGGAGCGGGATTTATGATCCGGATTGTGATACAGGCGACGAGGCGGCTTATCTTGATATAATCAAAAAAAACGACAAGTTCACCATTGGGATCATCATCAATGTGTTGCTTTTGCAAAAAGATAATCTGGCCCATATCGATGCCCTGATACGCGAGATTAGAGATCAGGGTCTCAATCCCCTATGCGTCTATTCCGACATGCTGCCGGATCTCGATTTGGGGTGCGAAGGAATCCGCAATGTGCTGGAGCGCTGTATGATTCAGGACGGACAAGTGATTGTTGATGCCATCATTAATACGACAGCCTTCAGTCTGACGATTCTGTCCGATCCGGGGGATGGTTCAAAGCCCAAAGATACCAGTATTTTCGAATTATTTAAGGTGCCGGTTTTGCAATCGATGACGACCCTGCAGTCTTTTGCCGAATGGGATGAGTCGGTACGGGGTCTTGATCCGCTGTCACTCAGTTTTTGTGTGTTTCAGCCGGAGTTTGACGGTCAGGTGATTGCTTATCCTTTTGCTACCACCGAGAATGAGGATACTCCCCTTGGTTCGAAGCGGGTTTCTAAACCGATTGCTGAACGGGTTAACCGGATTGTCACCCTGGCGCATAATTGGGCCAGATTACGGCATCAAGATAATGCCCAAAAGAAGGTGGCCATTATTCTTCATAATAATCCGCCCCGAAATGATAACATCGGCGGCGCCGCCGGACTGGATACGCCAGTTTCGGTTTATCAGATGATAAATGCTTTGGAGGAGCGAGGGATCTTTACCGCCTATCATTTTGAGGATGGTAAAGAAATTATCGACCGTATTACCAGTGGATTGACGAATGATGGTCGCTGGTCTTCGCCGGAAACGATGCTTGAAAAAAGCATCGATACGGTTAAAAAAGAACAGTATCAGCAGTGGTTTGATCAGTTTATTCCCCGGATTCAGGAAAATCTGGTGAAATATTGGGATCAGCCAGTGGGGGACTTTATGGCGGTGGAGAATCAGTTGCTGGTTCCCGGGATTCTAAATGGTAATGTTTTTATCGGACTGCAGCCGCCGCGCGCTTTTGAAGATAAGGCTGAAGAAATGTACCACAGCACCGATATCCCCTGTCCCCATCAGTACATTGGGGTTTACAATTGGGTTGAGAAAATATTTGAGGCGGATGTGATTATTCACGTCGGTACCCATGGCACCATCGAATGGCTGCCTGGTAAAGAGGTGGGGCTGTCCAAAAATTGTTACAGCGATATCTGCATTGGCACCATCCCCCATCTCTATTCCTATATTATTAATGCTCCTGGTGAGGGCACTCAGGCCAAGCGGCGGACCTATGCTACCCTTTTAGATTATATGGTGCCATCGATGTTTGAAGCCGGCGTTTATGATGAACTGGCGGAGATGGATGAGCTGATGAAACAGTATTATCATATTCAAAGTGCCGATCCCAAAAAGCTGCCGATTATTCAGCAGGAAATCAAGGAATTGGCCATCAAGATGAATCTGCATGACGATATTGGCATTACCACTGAACAAATGGAAACGGATATTGATGGCTGTATTCATGAATTTCATTCATGGGTGACAAACGTTCAAGCTTGCGATATTTATGATGGCTTTCACATTTTTGGCATGGTTCCAAAAGGTGATAAATTCAGGAACATGCTGAAAATGCTGGTCAGAAACCGTAATGGGAACATCCCATCATTGCGGGATGGGGTTTGTGATCTGCTGGGGCGGGATCATGAAGCCTTACTGGCTGAACCGGATAAAGCTACCGATGATGGCAAATCTTATGGGATTTTGTTGGCCGAAGCCGATGAACTCGGACGGGCTATTTTTCTGGAACTGGAGCAGAACGATTACGATCCGGAGTCAGTCGCTGCGATTATCGAAAAATTTAAAATAAGTAATACAAATTCTACGAAACGATTAAGCGTGACGCTGGAGTATGTTTGTACATTTGTCAGACCTCGGGTGTTGCGAATTACCGATGAGATGGATCATTTTATCGATGGCATCCAGGGGAAATTCATCCCCCCGGGACCCTCCGGCGCACCGACGCGAGGAAATGCCGGAATTCTGCCTACCGGTAGAAATTTTTATTCCGTTGATCCGGGTGCGATGCCATCCCGGCCCTCCTGGGAAATCGGGCAGGTACTTGGTAATCAGTTAATGGAACGTTATCAGAAAGACGAGGGCAAGTATCCGGAAAGTGTCTCAATGCTGGTCTATGCTACCGAATCGATGCGAACCTATGGCGATGATATTTCCGAAACCTTTTATCTGTTGGGAACCCGGCCGGTCTGGCTGGGGAATACCGACCGGGTGATTGGGGTTGAAGCGATTCCTCTTAACGAACTGGGACGACCCCGAATCGATGTGACGCTACGGATCACCGGTCTGTTTCGGGATGCCTTTCCTAATCTGATCGAACGGGTTGAAGACGCCGTGAATCTGGTCGCCGCCCTCGATGAACCGGATGAGATGAACTATATCCGTAAGCATGTCAGAGAAGAGGTGGCCGAACTGGTTAGTCAGGGTATTTCCCTGGAACAGGCCGAGCGCCAGTCGCTGTTGCGGGTTTTCGGTGATCCACCGGGAGCTTATGGGGCCGGAACCAAAAATGTCGTTGAAAGCCAAAAGTGGAATGACGTCACCGATTTAGGAACTGTCTACACCACCTGGGGCTGTCATGCCTATGGCAAGGATGTCCACGGTGAAAAAATGCCGGAGGTCTTTACCCGACGTTTCAGCAAGATTAATGTCGCCGTGAAGAACGAATCCACCCGGGAAGTGGATATGCTCGACAGCGACGATTTCTATAATTATTTTGGCGGCATGGTGGCCGCCATTACCACCCATAGTGGTTCCCAGAAACCGGCCTATGTGCCCAGTACCTCGGACACCGATCATATCGAAACCCTGAGTCTTCATGAAGAAGCCTCGCGGGTCATGCGGACCCGGGTTAATAATCCCAAATGGATTGAGGGTTTGAAAAACCATGGTTATCGAGGGGCCAAACAAATTTCGGCGATGGTTGATATTACCTTTGGCTGGGATGCCACCACCAATGTCATTGATGACTGGATGTATGATGCCATTGCCAATCGTTATGCTTTCGATCAAGAAACCACGGACTGGATGAAAGAAGTCAATCCCTGGGCCTTGCAGAACGTGGCCGAGCGGTTATTGGAAGCGAATCAGCGGGGTATGTGGAATGCTTCCGAAGAAAGTGTAAAGAAGCTGAAAAAAATCTACCTCGAAATGGAAGGTAATCTGGAGTCACTTGGTTAA